The Nesterenkonia xinjiangensis genome contains a region encoding:
- a CDS encoding ABC transporter permease: MLIENRLLKLLFRLFIAGVLLFISAPMLVIMVMSFNEARSLTLPVQGVTTDWYANYFQSSQWMTATVTSLQIGSLTALLTTALATLAAYALTRGTFKGKDIAYVLLITPLVVPTMVLAIAFYFYFSDLGVTGNLFTVVLGHTVITFPIVLVTISSSLQGVSANLERASMSLGASRLTTFFRVVFPLMVPGMVSGALFSFLLSFDELLVPLFLGGVGIVTLPTQIWGMLNFNFDQTISAVSTIIIVVMAFLLVLVQSLTSRTEKKRGQQS; the protein is encoded by the coding sequence ATGCTGATCGAGAACCGCCTGCTGAAGCTGCTGTTCCGGCTGTTTATCGCCGGGGTGCTGCTGTTCATCAGCGCCCCGATGCTGGTCATCATGGTGATGTCCTTCAACGAGGCGCGCTCGCTGACCCTGCCGGTGCAGGGGGTCACCACGGACTGGTACGCGAACTACTTCCAGTCCAGCCAGTGGATGACGGCGACGGTCACGAGCCTGCAGATCGGCTCGCTGACCGCGCTGCTCACCACCGCGCTGGCCACCCTGGCCGCCTACGCGCTGACCAGGGGGACCTTCAAGGGCAAGGACATCGCCTATGTACTGCTCATCACCCCGCTGGTGGTACCGACCATGGTGTTGGCGATCGCGTTCTACTTCTACTTCTCCGATCTGGGGGTGACCGGGAACCTGTTCACCGTGGTCCTCGGACACACGGTGATCACCTTCCCCATCGTGCTGGTGACCATCTCCAGCAGCCTGCAGGGGGTCAGCGCCAACCTGGAGCGGGCCTCGATGAGCCTGGGAGCCTCCCGGCTGACCACCTTCTTCCGCGTGGTCTTCCCGCTGATGGTGCCGGGCATGGTCAGCGGGGCGCTGTTCAGCTTCCTGCTCTCCTTCGACGAGCTGCTCGTCCCGCTCTTCCTGGGCGGGGTGGGCATCGTGACCCTGCCCACGCAGATCTGGGGAATGCTCAATTTCAACTTCGACCAGACCATCTCAGCGGTCTCGACCATCATCATCGTGGTCATGGCCTTCCTGCTGGTGCTCGTGCAGAGCCTGACCAGCCGGACTGAGAAGAAGAGAGGACAGCAGTCATGA
- a CDS encoding ABC transporter substrate-binding protein encodes MNTRTVNRKIYSIPALSALLLLAGCGGDGSAEGGGDGQLVVASWGGSGTEAQREHWYEPFTEETGIEIVEVTPPASAQLKAQVDSGNVEWDLALLEGAAIDALNADGDYLDPLPYEDFDQELLEGIPEEAQREEGVAAYYWGWTQVYRTDVFDDAPQNWEDFWDTENFPGSRTMPDYLRASSEAALMAHGTAPEDLYPIDIDSALDHIGELDGEIATYWDSGAEGVQLLADNEAVIGQVFATQAAPLIAEGVPLDIAWNGGLYAMDYFTVPSGQMSDEVVQFLEFISAPERQAAYANVTGAGPVHEDSFEHVDGEMEQYMITYPENFEQMVQYNHGDWWGEHRDEMEEVWAEWKLEQ; translated from the coding sequence CGGCGGGGACGGCCAGCTGGTCGTCGCCTCCTGGGGCGGCTCCGGCACCGAGGCCCAGCGCGAGCACTGGTACGAGCCCTTCACTGAGGAGACCGGGATCGAGATTGTCGAGGTCACCCCGCCGGCCTCCGCCCAGCTGAAGGCCCAGGTGGACAGCGGCAACGTCGAATGGGACCTCGCCCTGCTGGAGGGCGCGGCGATCGACGCGCTCAACGCCGACGGCGACTACCTCGACCCGCTCCCCTACGAGGACTTCGACCAGGAGCTGCTCGAGGGCATCCCCGAGGAGGCCCAGCGCGAGGAAGGCGTGGCCGCCTACTACTGGGGCTGGACCCAGGTCTACCGCACCGATGTCTTCGACGACGCTCCCCAGAACTGGGAGGACTTCTGGGACACCGAGAACTTCCCCGGCTCCCGGACCATGCCGGACTACCTGCGCGCCAGCTCCGAGGCCGCGCTGATGGCCCACGGCACCGCGCCCGAAGACCTCTACCCGATCGACATCGACTCCGCGCTGGACCACATCGGCGAGCTCGACGGCGAGATCGCGACCTACTGGGACTCCGGGGCCGAGGGCGTCCAGCTGCTGGCCGACAACGAGGCCGTCATCGGGCAGGTCTTCGCCACCCAGGCCGCCCCGCTGATCGCCGAGGGCGTGCCCCTGGACATCGCCTGGAACGGCGGCCTCTACGCCATGGACTACTTCACCGTGCCCTCCGGGCAGATGAGCGATGAGGTCGTCCAGTTCCTCGAGTTCATCTCCGCCCCGGAGCGTCAGGCGGCCTACGCCAACGTCACCGGGGCCGGCCCGGTGCACGAGGACTCCTTCGAGCACGTCGACGGCGAGATGGAGCAGTACATGATCACCTACCCGGAGAATTTCGAGCAGATGGTCCAGTACAACCACGGTGACTGGTGGGGCGAGCACCGCGACGAGATGGAAGAGGTCTGGGCCGAGTGGAAGCTCGAGCAGTAG
- a CDS encoding ABC transporter ATP-binding protein codes for MTVLQLKGLTKKYGDFTAVEDVDLSIEAGEFITLLGPSGSGKTTILQMIAGFHLPTAGSIELNGRDISSVPPSKRNMGFVFQDYALFPHMTVFQNIAYPLKIRKRSRKEIRKAVEETMALVQLQDFAQRKPSELSGGQQQRVALARALVFQPELILMDEPLGALDKNLRAHVQLEIKRIQEVTGVTIIFVTHDQEEALVMSDRIAVLNNSRLVQFDTPERLYESPNSHFVANFIGENNFIPATVAGSTVEGVVVRSVQGRTITVLAAADRQAPELVPAEGDSVRLSVRPEALFMDPGPAVDGQLQGTVATKIYLGDSLKYIVRLSGPAEAGEDGEQVELNVVAPNDTAVEEGQEVAVYWKDATALRLITS; via the coding sequence ATGACGGTTCTCCAGCTCAAGGGCCTCACTAAGAAATACGGCGACTTCACCGCCGTGGAGGACGTGGACCTCTCCATCGAGGCCGGTGAGTTCATCACTCTGCTGGGTCCCAGCGGCTCGGGGAAGACGACGATCCTGCAAATGATCGCCGGTTTCCACCTGCCCACCGCGGGAAGCATCGAGCTGAACGGCCGGGACATCTCCTCGGTGCCACCGAGCAAGCGCAACATGGGTTTCGTCTTCCAGGACTATGCCCTGTTCCCGCATATGACGGTGTTCCAGAACATCGCCTATCCGCTGAAGATCCGTAAGCGGTCCCGGAAGGAGATCCGCAAGGCCGTGGAGGAGACCATGGCCCTGGTCCAGCTGCAGGACTTCGCCCAGCGCAAGCCCAGCGAGCTCAGCGGCGGGCAGCAGCAGCGGGTGGCCCTGGCCCGCGCGCTGGTCTTCCAGCCCGAGCTGATCCTGATGGACGAGCCGCTGGGCGCCCTTGACAAGAACTTGCGGGCCCACGTGCAGCTGGAGATCAAGCGCATCCAGGAGGTCACCGGGGTGACGATCATCTTCGTCACCCACGACCAGGAAGAGGCGCTGGTGATGTCGGACCGGATCGCGGTGCTCAACAACTCCCGCCTGGTCCAGTTCGACACCCCGGAGCGGCTCTATGAGTCGCCTAACAGTCACTTCGTGGCTAACTTCATCGGGGAGAACAACTTCATCCCGGCCACGGTCGCCGGCAGCACGGTCGAGGGCGTCGTCGTGCGTTCGGTCCAGGGCCGAACGATCACGGTGCTGGCCGCAGCGGACAGGCAGGCACCGGAGCTGGTGCCGGCGGAGGGGGACTCCGTACGGCTCTCCGTGCGGCCCGAGGCGCTGTTCATGGACCCCGGGCCCGCCGTGGATGGGCAGCTGCAGGGCACGGTGGCCACCAAGATCTACCTGGGTGATTCCCTGAAATACATCGTGCGGCTCTCTGGTCCCGCGGAGGCCGGCGAGGACGGGGAGCAGGTCGAGCTGAACGTGGTGGCCCCCAACGACACCGCGGTGGAGGAGGGCCAGGAGGTTGCCGTCTACTGGAAGGATGCAACGGCGCTGCGACTGATCACCTCGTGA
- a CDS encoding bifunctional proline dehydrogenase/L-glutamate gamma-semialdehyde dehydrogenase, whose product MTADLQDTPTPAADGFEPIPEASAELSAVADAAVEKVTRWLETTQTSGAKPHASAERLSAVLSHPRGLDFTVGFVDRVIRTEDTKAAAQALAELGEIAPDTLSALDRAQIRAGSALGRLLPDVVVPAARARMRSMVGHMVVDARDKPFGKAVHTITKDGHRLNINLLGEAVLGEAEADKHLDDTLRLLRRDDVDYVSIKVSSIASQLSMWGFDETVDYVVDRLVPMYQEAAKAPAGSTFINLDMEEYRDLHLTIAVFKRLLSLPETKNLEAGIVLQAYLPDALAAMQDLAGFAAERVADGGAGIKVRLVKGANLALETVHAEVAGWPRVVCESKEASDANYKLVLHWLLTQENMAGVRLGVAGHNLFDIAFAHLLGVTRGVSERLEFEMLQGMAAEQAEAVSTDVGQLLLYVPAVRPAEFDVAISYLVRRLEENASSENFMSGIFDLAPGSEIFRREEERFRASLGTLGSILEAHGHLPPAPQHTQDRREEDLDIAEAAAAAPDYADGIPEFTNEPDTDPSLPANQAWAREAMERAAQPGWLEAQPVPEQISADDVDGLIAGARAAAAEWAARPAAERAAVLYRTADILASRRGHLVSIAAAEVGKSVAQSDPEVSEAIDFARYYAHRALELEQVEHAEFTPDRLVLVTPPWNFPLAIPAGSTFAALAAGAAVVHKPSKPTPHCSMAILEALWEAGVPREVLHGVYPDERQAGKKLVSHPDVDRVILTGASETAAMFRSWRPEMQINAETSGKNALVITPSADRDLAVEDLVNSAFGHAGQKCSAASLGILVGSVYDSERFRRQLVDAASSLVIDWPTNLSATVGPLTELPSDKLQRALTTLEEGESWLVEPQPLDDTGKLWCPGIKEGVKPGSFFHMTEVFGPVLGLMKAKDLDEAIELQNAVDFGLTGGIHSLEPKEVRTWLERVEAGNAYVNRGITGAIVQRQSFGGWKQSSVGLGSKAGGPNYVMLFGQWADAADATTATPTAANSGVASVLGAVEDKTLLDDGDLGWLRTAVADDARWWAREFGVGVDRTGLEAEANVFRYVPEAVLLRVGADARAREVARTLAAAAAAGSEVAVSYDPKVAKDVKKTVKALASELGLSTHREDVDAFTAALADGSHDTGVGVRVRVLGTLDQTVREALAPRPEVALLDDAVTGSGRVELRSWVKEQAISMTLHRFGNPSPAFHQLADELKG is encoded by the coding sequence ATGACGGCAGACCTGCAGGACACCCCCACCCCGGCCGCCGACGGCTTCGAGCCGATCCCCGAGGCGTCGGCGGAGCTCTCCGCCGTCGCCGACGCCGCTGTCGAGAAGGTCACCCGGTGGCTGGAGACCACCCAGACCTCCGGCGCCAAGCCACACGCCTCCGCGGAGAGGCTCTCTGCGGTGCTCTCGCACCCTCGCGGCCTGGACTTCACCGTCGGCTTCGTGGACCGCGTGATCCGCACCGAGGACACCAAAGCCGCCGCCCAGGCGCTGGCCGAGCTCGGCGAGATCGCCCCGGACACCCTCTCCGCCCTGGACCGCGCCCAGATCAGGGCCGGCTCCGCGCTGGGCCGTCTGCTGCCCGACGTCGTCGTCCCCGCCGCCCGCGCCCGGATGCGCTCGATGGTGGGCCACATGGTGGTCGACGCGCGGGACAAGCCGTTCGGCAAGGCCGTGCACACCATCACCAAGGACGGCCACCGGCTGAACATCAACCTTCTGGGCGAGGCTGTGCTCGGCGAGGCCGAGGCGGACAAGCACCTCGACGACACCCTGCGACTGCTGCGTCGCGACGACGTCGACTACGTCTCCATCAAGGTCTCCTCCATCGCCTCCCAGCTGTCCATGTGGGGCTTCGACGAGACGGTGGACTACGTCGTCGATCGCCTGGTGCCCATGTACCAGGAGGCCGCGAAGGCCCCGGCAGGCTCCACGTTCATCAACCTGGACATGGAGGAGTACCGCGATCTGCACCTGACCATCGCGGTGTTCAAGCGGCTCCTCTCCCTTCCGGAGACCAAGAACCTCGAGGCCGGCATCGTGCTGCAGGCCTATCTGCCCGATGCACTGGCCGCCATGCAGGATCTGGCCGGCTTCGCCGCCGAGCGTGTCGCCGACGGCGGCGCCGGCATCAAGGTGCGGCTGGTCAAGGGGGCGAACCTCGCCCTGGAGACCGTCCACGCCGAGGTCGCCGGCTGGCCGCGCGTCGTCTGCGAGTCCAAGGAGGCCTCGGACGCCAACTACAAGCTGGTGCTGCACTGGCTGCTCACCCAGGAGAACATGGCCGGGGTGCGCCTCGGCGTGGCCGGGCACAACCTCTTCGACATCGCCTTCGCCCACCTGCTGGGCGTCACGCGCGGCGTCAGCGAGCGTCTGGAGTTCGAGATGCTGCAGGGCATGGCCGCCGAGCAGGCGGAGGCGGTCAGCACCGACGTCGGTCAGCTGCTGCTCTATGTGCCCGCCGTCCGCCCGGCCGAGTTCGACGTCGCCATCTCCTACCTGGTGCGCCGACTGGAGGAGAACGCCTCCTCCGAGAACTTCATGTCCGGGATCTTCGACCTGGCGCCGGGCAGTGAGATCTTCCGCCGCGAGGAGGAGCGCTTCCGCGCCTCGCTGGGAACCCTCGGGAGCATCCTGGAGGCCCACGGCCACCTGCCGCCGGCGCCGCAGCACACCCAGGACCGCCGCGAGGAGGACCTGGACATCGCTGAGGCCGCTGCGGCGGCCCCGGACTACGCGGACGGCATCCCGGAGTTCACCAACGAGCCGGACACCGACCCCTCGCTGCCGGCCAACCAGGCCTGGGCCCGTGAGGCCATGGAGCGCGCCGCCCAGCCGGGGTGGCTGGAGGCCCAGCCGGTGCCGGAGCAGATCTCCGCCGACGACGTGGACGGGCTCATCGCCGGTGCCCGCGCCGCGGCCGCCGAGTGGGCCGCCCGGCCGGCCGCCGAGCGGGCTGCCGTCCTGTACCGCACCGCCGACATCCTGGCCTCCCGCCGTGGGCATCTGGTCTCCATCGCCGCCGCAGAGGTGGGCAAATCGGTGGCCCAGTCCGACCCTGAGGTCTCGGAAGCCATCGACTTCGCCCGTTACTACGCCCACCGGGCCCTAGAGCTGGAGCAGGTCGAGCACGCCGAGTTCACCCCGGATCGTCTGGTGCTGGTGACCCCGCCGTGGAACTTCCCGTTGGCGATCCCAGCCGGCTCCACGTTCGCGGCTCTGGCCGCCGGGGCCGCGGTGGTCCACAAGCCCTCGAAGCCGACCCCGCACTGCTCCATGGCGATCCTGGAGGCCCTGTGGGAGGCCGGTGTGCCCCGAGAGGTGCTGCACGGGGTGTACCCCGACGAGCGCCAGGCCGGGAAGAAGCTGGTCAGCCACCCCGACGTCGACCGGGTCATCCTCACCGGCGCCTCCGAGACGGCCGCGATGTTCCGCTCGTGGCGGCCGGAGATGCAGATCAACGCCGAGACCTCGGGGAAGAATGCGCTGGTCATCACCCCGTCCGCCGACCGCGACCTGGCCGTGGAGGACCTCGTGAACTCCGCGTTCGGGCACGCCGGGCAGAAGTGCTCGGCCGCCTCGCTGGGCATCCTGGTCGGCAGCGTCTACGACTCCGAGCGGTTCCGCCGGCAGCTGGTGGACGCCGCCTCCTCCCTGGTGATCGACTGGCCCACGAACCTCTCCGCCACGGTGGGTCCGCTGACCGAGCTGCCCAGCGACAAGCTGCAGCGGGCGCTGACCACGCTGGAGGAGGGCGAGTCCTGGCTGGTGGAGCCCCAGCCGCTGGACGACACGGGCAAGCTGTGGTGCCCCGGCATCAAGGAGGGTGTGAAACCCGGCTCGTTCTTCCACATGACTGAGGTCTTCGGACCGGTGCTGGGCCTGATGAAGGCCAAGGACCTGGACGAGGCCATCGAGCTGCAGAACGCGGTCGACTTCGGACTCACCGGAGGCATCCACTCTCTGGAGCCCAAGGAGGTCCGCACCTGGCTGGAGCGGGTCGAGGCCGGGAACGCCTACGTCAACAGGGGCATCACCGGCGCCATCGTCCAGCGCCAGTCCTTCGGCGGATGGAAGCAGTCCTCCGTGGGCCTGGGCTCGAAGGCCGGCGGCCCCAACTACGTGATGCTCTTCGGACAGTGGGCCGACGCGGCCGACGCCACGACGGCGACGCCGACGGCCGCCAACAGTGGGGTGGCCTCCGTGCTGGGCGCGGTGGAGGACAAGACGCTGCTCGATGACGGCGATCTGGGCTGGCTTCGCACCGCCGTGGCCGACGACGCCCGCTGGTGGGCGCGTGAGTTCGGAGTCGGTGTGGACCGCACGGGCCTGGAGGCGGAGGCCAATGTCTTCCGCTATGTGCCCGAGGCGGTGCTGCTGCGCGTGGGCGCCGACGCCCGGGCCCGCGAGGTGGCCCGCACTCTGGCCGCGGCCGCGGCCGCCGGCTCCGAGGTGGCGGTCTCCTATGACCCGAAGGTCGCCAAGGACGTGAAGAAGACCGTCAAGGCGCTGGCCTCCGAGCTGGGCCTCTCCACCCACAGGGAGGACGTGGACGCCTTCACCGCCGCCCTGGCCGACGGCTCCCATGACACCGGGGTCGGCGTGCGGGTCCGTGTGCTCGGCACCTTGGACCAGACCGTGCGGGAGGCCCTGGCGCCGCGGCCGGAGGTGGCGCTGCTCGACGACGCCGTCACCGGCTCCGGACGGGTGGAGCTGCGCAGCTGGGTCAAGGAGCAGGCGATCTCGATGACGCTGCACCGCTTCGGCAACCCGAGCCCGGCCTTCCACCAGCTGGCCGACGAACTGAAGGGCTGA
- a CDS encoding LacI family DNA-binding transcriptional regulator produces MGRGPTSKDVARLAGVSQSTVSYVMSGKRSISAETLRRVEEAMATLNYQPHAGARALAGSRTNTIAIVMPFASAYDAGQLMAFVEEFVLAARRHDCDVLLVTAEEGIEGLRRITGRSLCDAAVVMQVTAHDERAEAARHLDFPVMFIGVPEDPSGLACADFDFESAGSLLVEELAGLGSARVSVLGWSAESVARDYNYIVRFSRGVRNAAQARGLPVEWHPTPAEGSFASSIDAGLHADGGRTGVIMTSGLPAGMRALAARGLVPGRDVDVVALCTEAEAEEQSVPLTAVSTQPRDVSRRVAGRLFSLIEQGRRAEEGVDVVPAELVRRASTRAG; encoded by the coding sequence GTGGGCCGTGGTCCGACCAGCAAGGACGTCGCGCGGCTCGCGGGCGTCTCGCAGAGCACGGTCTCCTATGTGATGTCGGGGAAGCGGTCCATCTCCGCCGAGACGCTGCGGCGTGTCGAGGAGGCGATGGCCACGCTGAACTACCAGCCTCACGCCGGCGCCCGGGCACTGGCCGGCAGCCGGACGAACACCATCGCGATCGTGATGCCCTTCGCTTCGGCCTACGACGCGGGCCAGCTCATGGCCTTCGTCGAGGAGTTCGTGCTCGCGGCGCGCCGCCACGACTGCGACGTCCTCCTGGTCACGGCCGAGGAAGGCATCGAAGGTCTTCGGCGGATCACCGGTCGGTCCCTGTGCGATGCGGCGGTCGTGATGCAGGTGACGGCCCATGATGAACGGGCAGAGGCCGCACGCCACCTGGACTTCCCGGTCATGTTCATCGGCGTCCCGGAGGATCCCAGCGGCCTGGCGTGCGCAGACTTCGACTTCGAGTCCGCCGGCTCGCTGCTCGTGGAGGAGCTGGCCGGGCTGGGCAGCGCGCGGGTCAGCGTGCTCGGCTGGAGCGCCGAATCCGTCGCGCGCGACTACAACTACATCGTCCGGTTTTCCCGAGGCGTGCGGAACGCCGCGCAGGCCCGCGGCCTCCCGGTCGAGTGGCATCCCACTCCCGCGGAGGGCAGCTTCGCCTCCTCGATCGACGCCGGGCTGCACGCCGATGGTGGCCGCACCGGCGTGATCATGACCAGCGGTCTGCCGGCAGGCATGCGCGCGTTGGCGGCCCGCGGGCTGGTCCCGGGCCGGGACGTGGACGTCGTCGCGCTCTGCACCGAGGCCGAGGCGGAAGAGCAGTCCGTGCCGCTGACCGCGGTCTCCACGCAGCCGCGTGATGTGTCCCGAAGGGTGGCGGGTCGCCTCTTCTCGCTGATCGAGCAGGGGCGGCGAGCGGAGGAGGGGGTCGACGTCGTCCCCGCGGAACTGGTCCGCCGCGCGTCCACCAGAGCGGGCTGA
- a CDS encoding GntR family transcriptional regulator, whose amino-acid sequence MASSRGRPRIQETADEIVASVLATAGPRVRTSEFSTRRVAELTGLSQAVVSRAFRRIRAGGVDGGWDGVAGGASATPLQVQRVQVSFPMIRVEFRPVAEELRGAVPRPTAFSRRAAALMAALQVSGARDWPIAGDGSLAQREDEAGAPKDAGSAADVVGEHVGGPAGLDAVWRPGRGTWEDFTGQVASLLDQCLSGDDAVPGDLLQQLAARAGRGLHGVDWRRGGPSASRHHSDSESLAVPEYPAPGRASRWLPHAQLSVTEQIAIALRKEIMNAGYRPGDRITAAPLASRLGLGAGTVRAAMRRLADDGLLASGAGGFSVPQVTGADVIDLYAARLHVGMVLLRGCAVQPRHRLLSARLALGAVEAAAREGIGADVDQADLQFQQELADAAGLDQSARSFHALTLRVRMFISVLQLDYTPAVDRIVHDDRRLMAELLAGRAEDAVRIWRGKLDNAVRHMSALAPEAFDAELWARLSRV is encoded by the coding sequence ATGGCTTCATCACGGGGCAGGCCCCGCATCCAGGAGACCGCCGATGAGATCGTGGCCAGCGTGCTGGCCACCGCCGGTCCGCGGGTCAGGACCTCGGAGTTCTCCACCCGGCGTGTGGCCGAGCTGACCGGGCTGAGCCAGGCGGTGGTCTCCCGGGCGTTCCGCAGGATCCGGGCGGGCGGCGTGGACGGCGGCTGGGACGGTGTTGCCGGGGGAGCGTCGGCGACGCCGCTCCAGGTGCAGCGGGTGCAGGTCAGCTTTCCCATGATCCGGGTGGAGTTCAGGCCCGTGGCGGAGGAGCTGCGCGGCGCCGTGCCTCGGCCCACGGCCTTCAGCCGCCGGGCCGCGGCGCTGATGGCGGCGCTGCAGGTCTCCGGGGCGCGGGACTGGCCGATCGCGGGGGATGGGTCTCTCGCGCAGAGGGAGGATGAGGCAGGTGCGCCGAAGGATGCTGGCTCGGCGGCCGACGTCGTGGGTGAGCATGTGGGTGGCCCTGCGGGGCTGGACGCGGTGTGGAGGCCGGGGCGCGGTACCTGGGAGGACTTCACCGGGCAGGTGGCATCTCTGCTGGACCAGTGTCTGTCTGGCGACGATGCCGTGCCCGGGGACCTGCTGCAGCAGCTGGCCGCCCGGGCCGGCCGTGGTCTGCACGGGGTGGATTGGCGGCGAGGAGGTCCCTCAGCAAGTCGCCACCATTCTGACTCAGAATCACTGGCCGTGCCGGAATACCCGGCCCCGGGGCGAGCGAGCCGGTGGCTGCCCCATGCCCAGCTCTCGGTGACCGAGCAGATCGCGATCGCGCTGCGCAAGGAGATCATGAACGCCGGATATCGTCCGGGAGACCGGATCACCGCCGCGCCGCTGGCCTCGCGCCTGGGGCTCGGCGCCGGCACCGTCCGTGCCGCGATGCGCCGGCTGGCGGATGACGGACTGCTCGCCTCCGGGGCGGGGGGCTTCAGCGTCCCGCAGGTCACCGGGGCCGATGTTATCGACCTGTACGCGGCCCGCCTGCACGTGGGGATGGTCCTGCTGCGCGGATGCGCGGTGCAGCCCCGGCATCGGCTGCTGTCGGCCCGCTTGGCGCTGGGCGCGGTGGAGGCCGCTGCGCGGGAGGGAATCGGCGCGGACGTCGACCAGGCTGACCTGCAGTTTCAGCAGGAGCTGGCCGACGCGGCAGGATTGGACCAGTCCGCGCGCAGCTTCCACGCGCTCACCCTTCGGGTGCGGATGTTCATCTCGGTGCTGCAGCTGGACTACACGCCCGCGGTGGACAGGATCGTCCACGACGACCGACGACTCATGGCCGAGCTCCTCGCCGGCCGGGCGGAAGATGCAGTGCGGATCTGGCGCGGCAAGCTCGACAATGCGGTGCGCCACATGTCGGCTCTCGCACCCGAGGCCTTCGACGCCGAGCTGTGGGCCCGGTTGAGCCGGGTGTGA
- a CDS encoding ABC transporter permease yields the protein MRRSPELWLILPVFLFMIVFYFYPLISLLSLSFEGPEGFTLSHYATLFQTDLYLRVFLRSIEVSLWVTLFSLLIGYPFAYYAVYSKVKLLLFGVVLISMWLGIIIRSYGWMGVLGDGGLVNYILGLLGRQETSTWLYNEQAVVIGMVHILMPYMILPVYAVMRSIPDNVLKASRSLGASNRYTFFKVYAPLTLPGVLAGSLLVFIQSIGFYITPALIGGRNEVMIAQLMEVQVNDLLNWPFASALATALLIVTVVALLVTSRVVPLKLLWGGR from the coding sequence ATGCGGAGATCCCCTGAGCTGTGGCTCATTCTCCCGGTGTTCCTCTTCATGATCGTCTTCTACTTCTACCCTCTCATCAGCCTGCTTTCGCTGAGCTTCGAGGGGCCGGAGGGCTTCACGCTGAGCCACTACGCCACGCTCTTCCAGACCGACCTGTACCTGCGGGTCTTCCTCCGGAGCATCGAAGTGTCCCTATGGGTGACGCTGTTTAGCCTGCTGATCGGCTACCCCTTCGCCTACTACGCGGTCTATTCGAAGGTGAAGCTGCTGCTCTTCGGCGTCGTGCTCATCTCGATGTGGCTGGGGATCATCATCCGCAGCTACGGCTGGATGGGCGTGCTCGGCGACGGCGGGCTGGTCAACTACATCTTGGGGCTGCTCGGGAGGCAGGAGACCTCCACCTGGCTGTACAACGAGCAGGCGGTGGTGATCGGCATGGTGCACATCCTCATGCCGTACATGATCCTGCCGGTGTATGCGGTGATGCGCTCCATCCCGGACAACGTCCTGAAGGCCTCTAGGAGCCTCGGCGCGAGCAACAGGTACACCTTCTTCAAGGTCTACGCGCCGCTGACGCTGCCGGGGGTACTGGCCGGCTCCCTGCTGGTCTTCATCCAGTCCATCGGTTTCTACATCACCCCGGCGCTGATCGGAGGCCGGAACGAGGTGATGATCGCCCAGCTCATGGAGGTCCAGGTCAACGACCTGCTGAACTGGCCCTTCGCCTCGGCGCTGGCCACCGCGCTGCTCATCGTGACGGTGGTGGCCCTGCTGGTGACCTCCCGGGTGGTCCCGCTGAAGCTGCTGTGGGGAGGACGGTGA